Part of the Limihaloglobus sulfuriphilus genome is shown below.
GCGGCAAAAAGTGCAGCTCTAATACACCTGATTCTTGATATATTCACTTTACTTTAGAGGCCCTGAAACTATAATATTGTTGAAATATATAAAATCATAAGCGAGGTTTACTGATCAATGAGCAACTATATAGTTCTTGTAAAGCAGGTTCCTGATGTATCTCAGATAACCGACAATGTCTTCAACCCTGAAACCGGTACACTCATCCGAAGCAAACTCACCAACGTCATCAATGAGTTAGACACACAAGCTCTTGCATTTGCACAACTTATGAAGTCTCTATCTAATGACAAAGATTCCCGCGTAGTTGCTTTGACAATGGGGCCGCCCTCCGCCGCGGAAGTTCTGAGGTATTCTCTTGCCAGATGCTGCGATTCGGCGGTGCTGCTGACCGATAGAAAACTCGGCGGAGCCGACACCTGGGCTACTGGAAACCCGCTGGCTTTTGCTGTCAGGAAGATTGTCGCGGAAATGTTCGACGGTTCAGAAGACTACTATATACTCAGCGGTATGCAGTCGGTTGATGGCGACACCGCCCAGGTTCCTCCGCAGGTTGCCCAGGAACTCTCGCTTCCCTGCATAACTTACGCTACAGAAGCATCATACAAAGACGGGCATTTTGAAATCACACGTATTATCTCCGGCGGCAGTCAGATAGTGTCTCCAAAGGTAAAACCGGCGGTTATAACAGTCGCCAAATACGAATATCCCCTGTTTGCCACTTTTGCCAGAACACGAAAGGCAAACAAAGTTGAGCTTATAGAGTGGGGAGCCGATGACATAAACGCAACCGGAATAGGCGTTCACGGTTCAAAAACACAGGTAACCAGGGTATTTCCGCCCGGAAAAACCAATAGAAAATGCAAAGAAATCACCGATATAAAGGAATTTGCCGAGCTAATCATTGAAAGCAGCAAAGCCGACGACGCGGCAAAAGCAGCTGACCAGCAGAGCGGAGACGGATATATACTTCCCTTAGAGAGAGAAACCCCGTTTGACCGCAGCTTTGAAAGCCTCGAAAAAGACAGCCAGACATGTGCCCAGATCGCCGAAAAACTTATGGAGGCAGGAGTTAACTCACCCGATGAAATAGACGATGAAAAAACAGAGGCCGTTGTAAAGCTCATGGAGGGCCAACTCCATGAAAACACAGTTAGAGAACTGCTCAAGGGCTTTGCAAATATGAAGCCCTATTATGACGGCGATGTTTGGGTAACCGCAGAACACGACGGGCCAAAAATACATTCATCTACGTTTGAGCTCATAGGCAAGGCACGCGAGCTGGCAGATTCACTTCACAAAAAAGTAGGCGTTGTCCTGGCCGGCAGTGATGTCGCGGAGCTGACAGACTCATTGTTCCATGCCGGAGCGGATATTGTATATCTCGCACAGGATAAACTCCTCGAAGAATTTCAGCCCTCGGCCTACCGCAAGGTCATTGCCGGTATTATCGAGCAGTACAAACCTCAGATTGTGCTCTACGCCGCCACTCCCAGAGGCAGGACACTGGCACCAATGATCGCTTACGGGCTTGACTGCGGCCTCACCGCGGACTGTACCTCGCTGGATATACGCGATGTTACCAAGAAACAGGAAAACGCAATCCTCATGCAGACACGCCCGGCACTTGGCGGCAACATTATGGCAACGATTTACACTAAAAACTCAACATGCCAGATGGTTACTGTGCGCCCGGGTGTAATGAAAGCCCTTGAGATAGATAAAGCCCGCAAGGGTGAGCTGGTAGATTGCCCCACGAAACTCACAGAAGAAGACCTCAATTTGAACATAATCAAGACAGAACGCTCCACT
Proteins encoded:
- a CDS encoding FAD-binding protein; this encodes MSNYIVLVKQVPDVSQITDNVFNPETGTLIRSKLTNVINELDTQALAFAQLMKSLSNDKDSRVVALTMGPPSAAEVLRYSLARCCDSAVLLTDRKLGGADTWATGNPLAFAVRKIVAEMFDGSEDYYILSGMQSVDGDTAQVPPQVAQELSLPCITYATEASYKDGHFEITRIISGGSQIVSPKVKPAVITVAKYEYPLFATFARTRKANKVELIEWGADDINATGIGVHGSKTQVTRVFPPGKTNRKCKEITDIKEFAELIIESSKADDAAKAADQQSGDGYILPLERETPFDRSFESLEKDSQTCAQIAEKLMEAGVNSPDEIDDEKTEAVVKLMEGQLHENTVRELLKGFANMKPYYDGDVWVTAEHDGPKIHSSTFELIGKARELADSLHKKVGVVLAGSDVAELTDSLFHAGADIVYLAQDKLLEEFQPSAYRKVIAGIIEQYKPQIVLYAATPRGRTLAPMIAYGLDCGLTADCTSLDIRDVTKKQENAILMQTRPALGGNIMATIYTKNSTCQMVTVRPGVMKALEIDKARKGELVDCPTKLTEEDLNLNIIKTERSTAGAKLESEAIVTGGKGLQSQDNYLRLLDGLTEAMRHTLDITVEKGASRAAVEQGFIDRAYQVGQTGTSVGPKIYIALGVSGAIQHMIGVANTETIFAVNIDPEAPILKQCDYYMIDGVEKVVPELIKYIKEAKQN